TACGCCTCCAAAAATAATCAATTTTATCGAACTAAAAAGTAAAAGCTTTTTAAAAACATTTCATTAAAATATATTTCCATACTTTTGTAAAAACTAAAACCTGGTATAAACCAATGGAAAATAAACTTATCGCAAAATATATCCAAACTCCTTTAGGTGAAATGATGGGCATTTTCACCCAAAACGGATTATGCTTTTTAGAATATACGGATAAGAAAACATTTCAAAAAGACATTACTTCATTAAATAAAGAAATTGTTTTTACTGAAAATCCATTAACTATACTTTTAGAAACAGAAATCAGAAATTATTTCGATGGCAATCTAAAACAATTTTCGATTCCTTTAGACCTTACAGGAACCCCTTTTCAGCAGAAAGTATGGAGGATACTACAACAAATTCCGTACGGAAAAACCATTAGTTACAAAAAACAAGCCCAAAAATACGGAGATAATAAAGCAATACGTGCCATTGCTTCGGCTAACGGAAAGAATAAAATTTCGATTATCATTCCTTGCCATCGCGTTATTGGCAGTGACGGAAACTTGATAGGCTACGCCGGAGGAATTTGGCGAAAGAAAAAATTACTCGAATTAGAACAAAATACAATAAACTATCAAACCAAACTATTTTAAATTTTCATTTAAGGTTCCACGTGAAACATTTTAAAGAAGATTTTAAAACAACAATATAAAAATCATTTTTATATGAATCGAAGTATAATTTGTTCCACGTGGAACATAAAAAACAATAAAACAAGTTTAATTCAACTTTATTTAATATTTAAAAAATATTTTTACAATAAAAATAATATAATCATAACAATGTTCGGTCGTATTATAAAAAGTATGATAACGGTTTTGGTTACCGGGATTCGACTACGCTCAACCTAACAAGAATACCCTATTTTTAAAGATATCATACTTTTTACATTACCTCCCAATGTTCCACGTGAAACATTAGTAAAATAATAACTAAAATATTAAAAATCTGATATTTATGCATAAAATAATGGTTAAAGATTACAGTATTAGTCAAGAAATTTTTGAACTCATTTATCAGCCCGAACTTGATTTATATCAAACCACCTCCCTACCCCAAAACTTAAGTAAATACTACGAAAGTGATGTATATATTTCACACACCGATAGTAAAAAAACGCTGTTCGATAAGGTTTATCAAGCGGTAAAAAACATCAATTTAAAAAGTAAAATACATATCATTTCTAAGTACAAAAAGCAAAAAATTCAATTACTAGATATCGGTGCAGGAACTGGTGATTTCGTTTTGAGTTGCAAAAAACAAATGCATTGGGAAGCCACAGGTATTGAACCTAATGAAAAAGCAAGACAATTAGCCAAAAAAAAACAAATCCGTTTGCTTGAGAATTACGATGATTTAAAAGAAAAATCATTTGACGTAATTACCCTCTGGCACGTACTGGAACACATTCCCGACTTAGAAAACGAAATTCAAAAAATAAATTCACTCTTAAAAGAAGACGGAATCTTGATTGTAGCCGTGCCCAATTACAAATCGTGGGACGCCCAGCATTATAAACAATTTTGGGCAGCGTATGATGTTCCTCGTCATTTATGGCATTTTTCAAAAACAAGCATACAGAAAATTTTTACCTCAAAAGGATTTCAACTTTTAGAAATCAAACCGATGCTTTTCGACGCTTTTTACGTATCGATACTTTCCGAACAATATAAAACTGGAAAAAAGAATTTCATCAAAGGATTTGTAAACGGAATGCGTTCAAACCTCTATGGAATGCGAAAAAAAGAGTTTTCATCACATATTTACGTCCTTCAAAAAGTGAAAAATTATTTTTAAGTCTATTTTTTTGATTATCTCGAGTAGAAATATAACTTTATACGGAAAATTTTTAAAAATCAAAATTTAAGCCATTTCTGAAGGTCGATTTTTATAGATAAAATTTATATTTTTAAAAATATCATAGAAAAAATCCATAAAATAGTATTTGTAAAAGAAAAATGAATTTCACTATGATAATTTCATTTCGTGTAAAAACTTTTCTATTTTTGTAATCGAATCAATATTTAAGAAATTTAGAAATGAAAAAAATTTTAATCGGAGGAATTGCCATCTTTACTTTGACGGCTTGTCAGGAAAAAATTGCCTACATTGACAATACCAAACTACTAAACGAATATCAAGAGAAAAAAGACATTGAAGAAAAACTAAAAGAAAAAATCAGTGCTTACGAGAAAAAAAGAGATAGTATTTCAAAAGCATTTCAAAGTGAAGCACAAGCCTTCGATGCACAATCCAGAAATCTGGCTCAAAACGTAGCACAAAAAAAGTATAATGAACTTATTCAAAAAAGTCAAATGCTACAACAACATTTGATGCAAGAAGAAGAAAGCATTAAAATGGAAAGCCAAACCCAAATGGATAGTTTAGTAAACAAGGTAAAAAAGTTTGTAAAAAATTACGGAAAAGAGAAAAAATATACTTTTATACTTGGTGCTAACGATGGAGGAAGTGTACTTTACGGCGATGAAAAGAAAGACATCACCGCTGAAGTTATCAAAGCTATGAACGAATCTTACAAAAAATAACAAATTCATAAAAAAAGCAGTTTTTAAAAACTGCTTTTTTTATACCTATTTTAATTGAAAATTTCAAATTTATTCAATTGTTCACCAATAGTTTCCTTACTTTCTGGGAAAATTCCTTGAAGAAATAGCAACACTCCGAAAACCAACAAAACAATACTTATAATGCGTTTTATTTTATGAATATGGAAAGCAGTCAGCTTATTTTTAAGTTGTTTAGCTAAAAACATCTTCAAACAATCTACCAAAAAATAGCTAAGAATAATCGCAGAAAAGAAAACAGATATGCGATAAGTATCCATATCCAACCTTGGAGCAAAAACAATAATAATTCCTAACCAAAAACCTAAAACCCCGATATTTATAAAATTAAGTAAAAATCCTTTTACAAATGTGGAAAAGTAATTCTTCTTTACTTGAAGACAAATCTCGCTACCTTGTTCCTTGATTTTTCGTTGCTTATTAAAATCCTTTTTCTCTTTAATAAAGGAAAACAAGCCATAAAAAATCATTATAATACCTCCAAACATAAACAAACGTGGATCGTCCTTTATCTTTTCTAATAAATTACTGGTAGTAAAATAAGCAATCAAAATAAAGAGAATATCGGCTAGAATAACTCCAAAATCAAAAACCATTGCCATACGAAAACCCTTAGTAATAGCCGTTTCCAATAAAACAAAGAAAACCGGACCAATGGTAAAAGCTAATATTAAACCCAAAGGCAAAGCAACTAATATATCGTGTAACATAGTTATAATCAATGAAATAAAAGTGAGCTAACAAAAATAAAGAAAAATCAAAAAAAATCAAAAAAATAAGGAAGAAGTTTTTGACCTCTCCCCTACTTCATTACAATTATTTTACTTTATTTGAACGCTTTTTATATCTATGCAAAATATAAAAAAAATTAAATTTGCTACTAAATATGCCATTAAAACATAGATATTCCCAACCAATTGGTCTGGAAAAATAAGCCATATCAAGAAAGTAACCAAACAGAATATTAAAAAAAACAATCCAAATTTCTTTTTTATCAACTGATTTTTTGTCTCCATAGCAGAAATAGTTTAGTTATAGCTATCAAAAACAAATATATAAAAAAGTCAAAATAACAAAATTTTTAAATTATCTTTTAATACAAGAATTCATTTGCAATAATATTTTATATATCCCTTAAAATAATTTTATTAATCAATTTTTCTAATTTGTTCCCATCAACTCAAAATCTAGTTGTTTTTTGAGTAAGTCCGTATTTTTTACGCGAACAACTACTTCATCACCAAGCTGATACATATTTTTAGTTACCTCTCCTACCAAAGCGTATTGCTTCTCATCGAAAATATAATAATCGTCTTTGATATCTCGAGCTCTGACCAAACCTTCACACTTGTTTTCCACAATTTCAACATAAATACCCCATTCGGTAACTCCTGAAATGACTCCTTTAAAATGCTGATTTTTATGATTTTCCATAAATTTCACTTGCATATATTTGATAGAATCACGCTCGGCAGACGAAGCCAAATTTTCCATCTGTGAAGAATGTTTGCATTTCGTTTCATAAACTTCCTGTTTTTCAGAAGGTTGATTATCCAAATATTTCTGCAATAGCCGATGTACCATCACATCAGGATAACGACGAATAGGCGAAGTAAAATGCGTATAAAAATCAAATGCCAAGCCATAATGACCAATATTTTCCGTTGAATATGAGGCTTTTGCCATAGAACGAATAGCAAGTGTATCCACCAAATTCTGTTCTTTTTTGCCTTTTACTTCTTCCAAAAGAGAATTCAACGAATGTGTAATACTCTTTCTGTCCTTCATATTGATGCCATAACCGAAACGAGAAATCACACCATTGAGCTGCATCAATTTTTCGTCATCAGGCTCATCGTGAATACGATACACAAAAGTTTTCTTCTGCTTGGCTATGAATTCAGCTACTTTTCGGTTTGCCAAAAGCATAAATTCTTCAATGAGTTTGTTGGCATCTTTGCTTTCTTTGAAATATACGTGCGTTGGATTATCGTTTTCATCTAAATGGAATTTTACTTCAATTTTGTCAAAAGAAATCGCTCCTAATCGCATTCGTTTGGTACGCAGTTTTTTAGCCAAATCGTCCATAAGTAAAATGGCTTGAACTACATCTTTTGGAACAGAATAACTTCCTTCTTTACGAATTGAAATTTCAGAAGGCATTTGAAAATCAGATAGTTCTACTTTTTCTTGCTTCTCTCCTACTCCTGCAAAATTTTCAATGATTTCTTGAGCTTCCTCATACGCAAAACGATGGTCGGAAAGCGTTACGGTTCGTCCGAACCACGTATTTAGGATTTCTGCCTTTTTATTCATCTCAAAAACCGCTGAAAATGTGTACTTTTCTTCATTCGGACGCAACGAACACGCAAAATTAGAAAGCACTTCGGGGAGCATCGGCACTACCCTATCCACCAAATACACGGAAGTGGCTCGATTGTAGGCTTCTTCATCTAAAATAGTTCCTTCTTGGACATAATGCGACACGTCGGCAATGTGTACGCCAATTTCGTAATTTCCGTTTTCCAAAATTTGGAACGAAAGCGCATCGTCGAAATCTTTGGCATCTTTCGGATCAATAGTGAAAGTCAGCACGTTACGCATATCACGGCGTTTGGCAATTTCCTCAGCGGTGATGGAGGTGTCCAATTGTTTTGCAAAGGCTTCCACTTCGTGCGGAAACTCGTAAGGCAAACCATATTCTGCCAAAATGGAATGCATTTCAGTGGATTGTTCACCGGGTTTTCCAAGAATTTGCTCAATCACTCCGAAAGGCGAATTGGATTTTCCTTCCCATTTTTCGATACGAACGATGACTTTATCGCCGTTTTCAGCTCCGTTAATGTCATTTTTCGATACGAAAATATCGGTGTACATTCGGTGGTCGGTTGGCAAGACGAAAGCAAAATTTTTCTGCATTTGCACCACGCCCACAAAGCGCATTTTTTTACGCTCGATAATTTTTGTAACCTCGCCTTCTAATTTATTTCCTTTTCGGAATCGAGGAAAAATATAAACTTCCACCAAATCCCCGTGAAGAGCTTTGTTGAGCATATTGGAAGGAACAAACACATCTGTTTCTAACTCATCTACAATAACATAGGCATTTCCTCGAGAGGTAATATCTACCGTTCCTGTATAGTAATTCTGACTTGGAATGGCTTTGTATTTTCCGCGTTCAACTTCAAGGATTTTCTTTTTTTCTTTGAGTTGTACCAATCTTTTTATGAGTAGATTACGTCCGGAGGCATCGGTAATGTTCAATTTTGCAGCAATTTGTTTGTAGTTAAAACTCTCATTCTGATTGGTTTCCAATACAGAAAAGATGCCTTTGGTAAGGTCGTGTTTTTTAGCTTTAGCTGTTTTCTTAGATTTTTTTGCCATATATTTTTTGCTTTATTATTTAAAGAGCGTACAATGTACAATAAATAAGTTAAAAACAAATTTTTGTACACATATATTTTTAAAAAAACGTTTTTAAAATTTTTCCACAATTGAATTTATAATAAAAATAGAATTTAAAAATTTAAAAATAAAATGATGATTATTATAGGCTGTTAATTGTATAGAAAAAATGAAATTAAAAAATTTGGAAATATTGTTATTCACAATTTATCAACAGTTTTAAACATTCTTTATAGCTTTAATATATTAGAAATCAGTTATTATATAAATGTTATTAGTAATGTTAATAAATGATTTTTCTTTCTATTTGAAGATAACTTTCAAAAATAGGATTGTTAATAACTGTTCAAAAAATCAGTGATATTTTTATAAAAATAAATTTGTTTTGTAAGTAGTAAGCCTTGTATGTACAAATTTTTTACAGTGACAAATAATCTATCGAAATTTTACATCGTAAATTATTAACTTTTCCAGAAAAAAAATAAACATTTTAATATCAGAATCTTATAAAAAATAGCTAACAATATTGTTGATAACTCTAAGCAGTGACTAATAAGTTAGTACATGTATCTTTATTGAATACTTAGATAGATAAAAAATTTATATTCAATCATAAATTCATAAAATAAAGTTTGTAAAATTATCTAATTATAGTTGCATTCTGCTTTCGAAAAATGAATATAAAAATATAGAATTGTTCATTTTTTCAGCCCATTTATTAATGAATACAAAATTTAACACATGAAATAATATTTCAATGAATTTATTTATTATTTTTTAAAAAATAATTTTTATGTATAAATTTATTATTATTATTCAATTTTTTAACTCAATTGTTTTTTAAATATAATGAATAACTGAAATGTTTTTTTGATAAAAAGTTTATTTAAAACAGAAGGTATTTGTTTTTTCAAAAAAAATGATAAATATTTGCCTCGAGACTAATTCAAAAAGAATAACTATGAGATTAAAATTAACTTGGATGGTAATGTTGTTCTTTACAGCATTGCAACTGTCCTTTGCACAAGAAAAAACGGTGAAAGGTACAGTAAAGGATGCCTCTGGTGTAGAATTACCAGGAGTAGCTGTTCAAATTAAAGGAGAGCAGCGAGGCACAGAAACAGATTTTGACGGGAATTACTCACTACAAGTAGCTCCAGGAAAAATTCTGGTTTTCTCTTATTTAGGAATGAAAAATGTAGAGAAAACCGTAGGGAATTCCAATACCATAAACGTGGTAATGGAGGAGGATACTCATCAATTGGGAGAAGTTGTGGTTACTGGAGCTATGGGGATATCTCGTAGTGAAAAATCTTTGGGTTACGCGGTTTCCAAAATTGGTGGAGAAGATATTGTAAAAACCAAAGATCCTAACTTGGTTAATAGTTTAGCTGGAAAGGCTGCGGGTATCAATATTACTCAACAATCAGGAAGTGTAGGAGGTTCTTCTAAAATCGTAATACGTGGGGCATCTTCATTAAGTGGAGATAACCAACCTTTGTTTGTAGTTGATGGTATGCCTATTAACAATACTTATTTGTCTAATGGTATTCAAGGGGCTGTTGATTATGGAAATGCTGCTGCCGATATTAACTCTTTAGATGTGGAATCAATGGATATACTTAAAGGTGCTGCTGCAACCGCTTTGTATGGAGCTCGTGCCAAAAATGGTGCTATCATTATTACAACTAAAAGAGGAAAACAAGGAAAAATGAATTTGGTGTACAACACAAGTATCCGTATGGATAGAGTTGCTAAACTACCAGATTACCAAAATGAATATTCACAAGGTCTTGACGGAAGATATTCAGTGACTAGCTTTAATGGTTGGGGAGAAAAAATAAATGGTCAAACTGTGAAAAACTTTTTAGGTCAAGATGTAACTTTACAAGCATATCCTGATAATGTGAAAAACTTTTTTAATACAGGAACTACCCAAATACATAGTTTTGATTTAAATGGAGGTGATGAAAAAAGTGATTATCGATTTGGATATACTTTAACCTTACAAAATGGTGTTATGCCATTCAGTTCTTACAAGAAAAACGATTTAACCTTCAATGTAGGGCGCAAATTAAATCAGTGGTTAGATAGCCGTATCACAGGTACTTATACACGTGGTTTAAGAAATGGTCTTTCTGCACAAGGCTCTAATGATCCGAATGTTATTATTGGAAGCATTTTGGGTATGCCAAGAACTACAGATATTGATTTTCTAAGAAAAAATGTATACAATGAACAAGGAAAACCTAATTCTTGGGATGGTGCTGGAAAAACAAATATTCCTTATTATGTGCTAGAAAACAATAAAATAGGAAGTGACAATGAAAGATTTTTAGGATCCGTTTCTTTTCAAGCAAAACCATTGAGTTGGCTTACAATTAAAAACCAATCAGGAATTGATACAAGTATTGAAGAACGAAATACTTTATGGTCAGTAGGAACTATTGGTGAGATAAAAGGTAAATTTTCTGATCAGGTTTATAGAACCCGTATATTGAATAATGACTTGATTGCTATGGGAAATTTCAAGTTAGGAAATAAATTTGGTTTAAATACTATCCTGGGATATAATGTGTTCCAAAGAGAATATTCTCGAAAAGGAAATACAGCTTCTGAATTGATTGTTCCTGATTTGTTGACGTATGCCAATGCGAAAGCAAATGTTCCTACAAATTATTACTCTATAAAAAGAATTCATGGGGTATATGGTGAGATTAGTGCAGATTATGACGATACATTTTTCTTGACTTTAACAGGGCGTAATGACTGGTCAAGTACTTTACCAGTAGAGCATAATAGTTATTTTTATCCGTCAGTGAGTTTTAGTTATGTATTTACTAAAAACCTGCATTTAAATTGGTTGAATTTTGGTAAAGTTCGTCTGAATTGGGCAAACGTTGGTAGTGATGAAGATCCTTATTTGCTAGAGTATGAGTATGCAGCTCAATCTACTTGGTTCTCTCAATATGGAGCAGGAGGGGAATTTCCTCATAAAGGAGTTAGTGCATTTTCAATTCCAAGAACACTACCTAACAAAAATCTTAAACCTCAAAATCAAGTAAGTTACGAAGCAGGTTTAGACTTGAGATTATTTAATAACCGAGTAAATATTGATGCCACAGTATATCGTATTGATACTGATGATCAAATCATATCTATTGATGTACCTCTATCTACTGGGTTCTTTGCTAAAAAAATTAACGCAGGGAAAGTTCGTAACGAAGGATTTGAGATTCAATTGGGAATAATTCCTATAAAAACACAAGATTTTGAATGGAATACGACTTTCAATTTCAGCCAAAACAAAAATACGATAATTGAATTGGATGGTAATCTTAAAGAGTATAGTGTAACGAGTGGTTGGTCTGGTTTACAAATCAAAGCTGCACCAGGAGAACCTTTAAGTATTTTTGGAACTGCTTGGAAACGTAATGATAATGGAGAAATTATTATAAATGAAAAAACAGGTTTAAGAGAAGTGGAAACAGGAAAGAATTTAGGTAATATAGATCCTGATTTCCGTTTGGGTATTAATAATTCATTCCGTATCAAAGATTTCACTTTATCTGCTGTAATTGATTGGAAACAAGGAGGTAAAATGTTTTCAGGAACAGCCGCTTCACTCCGATCAACTGGTTTGGTTCAAGAAACATTAGCACATAGAGGAGAAACATTTGTCGATACAGGAGTAAATCCAGTTGCTGGCGGTGGATACAAACCTAATGCAACCCCTGTGAAAAATATGCAAACTTACTGGGGGCATATCAGCAGTACAAGTAATACAGAAGGAAATGTTTATGATGCTTCGTATATGAAACTAAGAGAGGTGAGTTTAGTATGGAACATGCCTAAAAAATACCTTCCCGAGAATTCCTTTATTAAAGGAGTTATGGTTGGAATAGAAGGACGTAACTTATGGAATATTATAGATAATGTACCTCACGTAGACCCAGAGTTAAACTTCTTCGGACCTGGTACAACAGGAGGTGGAGTAGAGTTTAACAGCATTCCTTTGACAAGAACTTTTGGAGTAAGTTGTAAAGTTAATTTTTAAATTGAATACGAAATGAGACTAAAAAAATATATAATAGGTGGATT
This genomic window from Capnocytophaga canimorsus contains:
- a CDS encoding methylated-DNA--[protein]-cysteine S-methyltransferase: MENKLIAKYIQTPLGEMMGIFTQNGLCFLEYTDKKTFQKDITSLNKEIVFTENPLTILLETEIRNYFDGNLKQFSIPLDLTGTPFQQKVWRILQQIPYGKTISYKKQAQKYGDNKAIRAIASANGKNKISIIIPCHRVIGSDGNLIGYAGGIWRKKKLLELEQNTINYQTKLF
- a CDS encoding class I SAM-dependent methyltransferase — translated: MMVKDYSISQEIFELIYQPELDLYQTTSLPQNLSKYYESDVYISHTDSKKTLFDKVYQAVKNINLKSKIHIISKYKKQKIQLLDIGAGTGDFVLSCKKQMHWEATGIEPNEKARQLAKKKQIRLLENYDDLKEKSFDVITLWHVLEHIPDLENEIQKINSLLKEDGILIVAVPNYKSWDAQHYKQFWAAYDVPRHLWHFSKTSIQKIFTSKGFQLLEIKPMLFDAFYVSILSEQYKTGKKNFIKGFVNGMRSNLYGMRKKEFSSHIYVLQKVKNYF
- a CDS encoding OmpH family outer membrane protein, with amino-acid sequence MKKILIGGIAIFTLTACQEKIAYIDNTKLLNEYQEKKDIEEKLKEKISAYEKKRDSISKAFQSEAQAFDAQSRNLAQNVAQKKYNELIQKSQMLQQHLMQEEESIKMESQTQMDSLVNKVKKFVKNYGKEKKYTFILGANDGGSVLYGDEKKDITAEVIKAMNESYKK
- a CDS encoding LysE family translocator, encoding MLHDILVALPLGLILAFTIGPVFFVLLETAITKGFRMAMVFDFGVILADILFILIAYFTTSNLLEKIKDDPRLFMFGGIIMIFYGLFSFIKEKKDFNKQRKIKEQGSEICLQVKKNYFSTFVKGFLLNFINIGVLGFWLGIIIVFAPRLDMDTYRISVFFSAIILSYFLVDCLKMFLAKQLKNKLTAFHIHKIKRIISIVLLVFGVLLFLQGIFPESKETIGEQLNKFEIFN
- the rnr gene encoding ribonuclease R; protein product: MAKKSKKTAKAKKHDLTKGIFSVLETNQNESFNYKQIAAKLNITDASGRNLLIKRLVQLKEKKKILEVERGKYKAIPSQNYYTGTVDITSRGNAYVIVDELETDVFVPSNMLNKALHGDLVEVYIFPRFRKGNKLEGEVTKIIERKKMRFVGVVQMQKNFAFVLPTDHRMYTDIFVSKNDINGAENGDKVIVRIEKWEGKSNSPFGVIEQILGKPGEQSTEMHSILAEYGLPYEFPHEVEAFAKQLDTSITAEEIAKRRDMRNVLTFTIDPKDAKDFDDALSFQILENGNYEIGVHIADVSHYVQEGTILDEEAYNRATSVYLVDRVVPMLPEVLSNFACSLRPNEEKYTFSAVFEMNKKAEILNTWFGRTVTLSDHRFAYEEAQEIIENFAGVGEKQEKVELSDFQMPSEISIRKEGSYSVPKDVVQAILLMDDLAKKLRTKRMRLGAISFDKIEVKFHLDENDNPTHVYFKESKDANKLIEEFMLLANRKVAEFIAKQKKTFVYRIHDEPDDEKLMQLNGVISRFGYGINMKDRKSITHSLNSLLEEVKGKKEQNLVDTLAIRSMAKASYSTENIGHYGLAFDFYTHFTSPIRRYPDVMVHRLLQKYLDNQPSEKQEVYETKCKHSSQMENLASSAERDSIKYMQVKFMENHKNQHFKGVISGVTEWGIYVEIVENKCEGLVRARDIKDDYYIFDEKQYALVGEVTKNMYQLGDEVVVRVKNTDLLKKQLDFELMGTN
- a CDS encoding SusC/RagA family TonB-linked outer membrane protein, translating into MRLKLTWMVMLFFTALQLSFAQEKTVKGTVKDASGVELPGVAVQIKGEQRGTETDFDGNYSLQVAPGKILVFSYLGMKNVEKTVGNSNTINVVMEEDTHQLGEVVVTGAMGISRSEKSLGYAVSKIGGEDIVKTKDPNLVNSLAGKAAGINITQQSGSVGGSSKIVIRGASSLSGDNQPLFVVDGMPINNTYLSNGIQGAVDYGNAAADINSLDVESMDILKGAAATALYGARAKNGAIIITTKRGKQGKMNLVYNTSIRMDRVAKLPDYQNEYSQGLDGRYSVTSFNGWGEKINGQTVKNFLGQDVTLQAYPDNVKNFFNTGTTQIHSFDLNGGDEKSDYRFGYTLTLQNGVMPFSSYKKNDLTFNVGRKLNQWLDSRITGTYTRGLRNGLSAQGSNDPNVIIGSILGMPRTTDIDFLRKNVYNEQGKPNSWDGAGKTNIPYYVLENNKIGSDNERFLGSVSFQAKPLSWLTIKNQSGIDTSIEERNTLWSVGTIGEIKGKFSDQVYRTRILNNDLIAMGNFKLGNKFGLNTILGYNVFQREYSRKGNTASELIVPDLLTYANAKANVPTNYYSIKRIHGVYGEISADYDDTFFLTLTGRNDWSSTLPVEHNSYFYPSVSFSYVFTKNLHLNWLNFGKVRLNWANVGSDEDPYLLEYEYAAQSTWFSQYGAGGEFPHKGVSAFSIPRTLPNKNLKPQNQVSYEAGLDLRLFNNRVNIDATVYRIDTDDQIISIDVPLSTGFFAKKINAGKVRNEGFEIQLGIIPIKTQDFEWNTTFNFSQNKNTIIELDGNLKEYSVTSGWSGLQIKAAPGEPLSIFGTAWKRNDNGEIIINEKTGLREVETGKNLGNIDPDFRLGINNSFRIKDFTLSAVIDWKQGGKMFSGTAASLRSTGLVQETLAHRGETFVDTGVNPVAGGGYKPNATPVKNMQTYWGHISSTSNTEGNVYDASYMKLREVSLVWNMPKKYLPENSFIKGVMVGIEGRNLWNIIDNVPHVDPELNFFGPGTTGGGVEFNSIPLTRTFGVSCKVNF